The Altererythrobacter sp. CAU 1644 genome has a window encoding:
- a CDS encoding DNA methyltransferase, with protein sequence MRLGWDEIARRAKAFSEEWQGAHYEKGETQSFYNDFFEIFGIKRRTVAVYEQRVKLLDNKQGFIDLFWPRTLLIEQKSAGLKLGRAQGQALDYLHGVHPTEQPRWILTCDFQRWDLLDLETGKELKFALADLYKHVTAFDFMLGRRVSFERQEAVTIKAAELMGKIHDALEENGYVGHDLERFLVRLLFCMFADDTGIFQPKDIFLQLVENDTFEDGSNVGRVINELFEVLDTPEDRRQSSLSGELSQFPYVNGRLFRENLRTPIFDARMREHLLDACRHDWSAVSPAIFGSLFQSVMDAKERRAKGAHYTSEENILKVIGPLFLDDLREELEGLKARKTAKDKLLLEFQARLSRMRFLDPACGCGNFLVIAYREVRRLELECLQELYGDQRIDAELMTRVTVDQFYGIEYEEFPAMIAEVAMWMADHIANNEINEAFRLNYARIPLTGGATIRHGDALEVDWNEVLPAGQCSYVMGNPPFIGQSYQSKVQREQMSRVIDADSGRAGSLDYVSAWFLTAGAYIQNNHRIRIAFVATNSITQGEQVAQLWPLLFDRYGLEIAFAHRTFSWGSEARGKAQVHVVIIGLTHRDFEPSEKRLFSYPDIKRDPVESRHGALTAYLFDAMRANQHLVVRDTRKPISAPKAMRMGSKIVDGGHLIFEPGEREDFLQAEPEARQHMVPLVGSYEYINGTIRWILSLDSVPPSKLRSMSHVVERLKKVTEFRKSSKKAATRKLGDFPTRFEVATIPGDSFLVFPEVSSERRDYVPIGWLEPPTIPSNLVQTFVDATLYDFAILTSRAHMAWLSHIGGRLKSDYRYSIGLVYNTFPWPESSDVQREKIEQLAQAVLDARATHPTSSLADLYDPDTMPANLRKAHKALDAAVDSLYRRAPFNSDRDRVEHLFGLYEKLVNPLSGAAKANQRTRRRVARKVRK encoded by the coding sequence ATGAGACTTGGCTGGGATGAAATCGCGCGCCGCGCCAAGGCATTCAGCGAGGAATGGCAAGGCGCCCATTATGAAAAGGGCGAAACCCAAAGCTTCTACAATGACTTTTTCGAGATATTCGGGATCAAGCGCCGCACGGTCGCGGTATACGAACAGCGGGTAAAGCTGCTCGACAACAAACAGGGTTTCATCGACCTGTTCTGGCCGCGAACACTCCTGATCGAACAGAAGAGTGCCGGGTTGAAACTGGGGCGCGCGCAGGGCCAGGCGCTCGATTACCTGCACGGCGTCCATCCTACCGAACAACCTCGCTGGATTCTGACGTGCGATTTCCAGAGGTGGGACCTGCTCGATCTGGAAACCGGCAAAGAGCTCAAGTTCGCCCTTGCCGACCTTTACAAGCACGTGACCGCCTTCGATTTCATGCTTGGGCGGCGCGTCAGCTTCGAGCGGCAGGAAGCGGTCACGATCAAGGCCGCCGAGCTGATGGGCAAGATCCACGATGCGCTGGAGGAAAACGGCTATGTCGGCCACGACCTCGAACGCTTCCTCGTCCGCCTACTGTTCTGCATGTTCGCCGACGACACCGGCATCTTCCAGCCCAAGGACATCTTCCTCCAGCTGGTCGAGAACGACACCTTCGAGGACGGCAGCAATGTCGGCCGCGTCATCAACGAACTGTTCGAGGTGCTCGACACGCCCGAGGACAGGCGGCAGTCTAGCCTGTCGGGCGAACTGAGCCAGTTTCCTTACGTCAACGGCCGGCTGTTCCGCGAAAACCTACGCACGCCGATCTTCGATGCGAGAATGCGCGAACACCTGCTCGATGCATGCCGTCACGACTGGTCTGCCGTCAGCCCGGCGATCTTCGGCAGCCTGTTCCAGAGCGTGATGGACGCGAAGGAACGCCGCGCGAAGGGGGCGCACTACACCAGCGAGGAAAATATCCTCAAGGTGATCGGGCCGCTGTTCCTCGACGATCTGCGCGAGGAATTGGAAGGTCTGAAGGCGCGCAAAACCGCCAAGGATAAGCTACTGCTCGAATTCCAGGCGCGTCTGTCGCGGATGCGCTTCCTTGATCCGGCGTGCGGTTGCGGCAATTTCCTCGTCATCGCCTATCGCGAAGTGCGGCGGCTCGAACTGGAATGCCTGCAGGAGCTTTACGGCGACCAGCGGATCGATGCCGAACTGATGACCCGCGTCACGGTCGACCAGTTCTACGGCATCGAGTACGAGGAATTCCCGGCGATGATCGCCGAGGTCGCGATGTGGATGGCCGACCATATCGCCAACAACGAGATCAACGAGGCTTTCCGCCTCAACTACGCGCGCATTCCGCTGACCGGCGGTGCGACGATTCGCCACGGCGATGCGCTGGAGGTGGATTGGAACGAGGTGCTGCCCGCTGGCCAGTGCAGCTACGTGATGGGTAATCCGCCCTTCATTGGGCAAAGTTATCAGTCCAAGGTTCAGCGAGAGCAGATGTCCCGGGTAATCGATGCTGACTCGGGTCGTGCGGGTTCGCTCGATTATGTGAGTGCATGGTTTCTCACCGCTGGTGCCTATATTCAAAACAATCATCGAATTCGCATCGCCTTCGTAGCGACCAATTCGATCACTCAGGGCGAACAGGTGGCGCAGCTATGGCCGTTGCTGTTCGACCGCTACGGGCTGGAAATCGCCTTTGCCCACCGCACCTTCAGCTGGGGCAGCGAAGCGCGCGGCAAGGCCCAGGTGCATGTGGTGATAATCGGGCTGACGCACCGTGATTTTGAACCGAGTGAAAAGCGGTTGTTCAGCTATCCCGATATCAAGCGCGATCCTGTCGAAAGCCGCCACGGCGCACTGACCGCCTATCTGTTCGATGCGATGCGGGCTAATCAGCATTTGGTTGTGCGGGATACGCGCAAACCGATATCGGCTCCCAAGGCTATGAGAATGGGGAGCAAGATCGTCGATGGCGGACACTTGATTTTTGAGCCAGGCGAACGGGAGGATTTTCTGCAAGCCGAGCCAGAAGCGAGGCAGCATATGGTCCCGCTCGTGGGCTCTTACGAATATATCAATGGAACCATCCGGTGGATTCTTTCGCTTGATAGCGTCCCACCTAGCAAGCTCAGGTCCATGTCGCACGTCGTCGAGCGGTTGAAGAAAGTTACCGAATTTCGCAAATCGAGCAAGAAGGCGGCGACACGGAAGCTAGGTGATTTCCCGACGCGTTTTGAAGTTGCGACGATCCCCGGCGATAGCTTTCTCGTTTTTCCTGAAGTGAGTTCCGAACGACGTGATTACGTCCCTATTGGCTGGCTTGAGCCGCCGACAATACCATCAAACCTAGTTCAGACGTTCGTCGATGCCACTCTCTACGATTTCGCCATCCTTACGAGCCGCGCGCATATGGCGTGGCTCAGCCATATCGGGGGTCGGCTTAAAAGCGATTATCGTTACTCAATCGGTCTCGTCTACAACACCTTCCCCTGGCCCGAATCCTCCGACGTGCAGCGCGAAAAGATCGAGCAACTGGCGCAGGCCGTGCTCGATGCCCGTGCGACGCATCCGACCTCCAGCCTCGCCGATCTCTACGATCCCGACACGATGCCTGCGAATCTGCGCAAGGCGCACAAGGCGCTCGATGCCGCTGTCGATAGCCTCTATCGCCGCGCTCCGTTCAACAGCGATCGCGACCGGGTGGAGCACCTGTTCGGTCTCTACGAAAAGCTGGTGAACCCGCTCTCCGGCGCTGCCAAGGCGAACCAGCGCACTCGCCGCCGCGTCGCCCGCAAGGTACGGAAGTAA
- a CDS encoding cytochrome P450, translating to MPGDAVLPPETAREVIDPHAYAQWDDLLDTFDRLRAESPVAKVVAEDGELFDPFWLVTRYDDVMRISKDNTTFLNNPRPVVFSFRKAIEFSRAATGSDILVDSLVVFDAPIHPKYRRLTQDWFMPRNLARMEEEIRGIANATVDRLVAACAAGEIVDFCKLVSAPYPLHVVMQILGVPEEDEPRMLMLTQQMFGGQDADLSGSGMENMTQEQVIQLVAGAVKSFEDYFAGIAADRRAHPTDDVASVIANATVDGKSLPERDMAGYYIIVATAGHDTTSASTAGAMLALAQDPEQWARVKADRSLLPGIVEEAIRWTTPVQHFMRTAAEDVELGGQQVKKGDWLMINYVAANHDPAQFDNPRKFDASRSPNRHLAFGAGAHQCLGLHLARMEMKILFETLLDRIDSIELAGEPRRATSTFVGGLKTLPVRIQAR from the coding sequence GTGCCGGGCGACGCCGTCCTCCCGCCTGAAACCGCGCGCGAGGTGATCGACCCGCACGCCTATGCCCAGTGGGACGATTTGCTCGACACCTTCGACCGGCTGCGGGCAGAAAGCCCCGTCGCCAAGGTCGTGGCGGAAGATGGCGAGCTGTTTGATCCCTTCTGGCTGGTCACCCGCTACGACGACGTGATGCGGATTTCGAAGGACAACACGACCTTCCTCAACAACCCGCGCCCGGTGGTGTTCAGTTTCCGCAAGGCGATCGAGTTCTCGCGCGCCGCCACCGGCAGCGACATCCTGGTCGATTCATTGGTGGTTTTCGACGCTCCGATCCACCCCAAGTACCGCCGGCTGACGCAGGACTGGTTCATGCCGCGCAACCTCGCGCGGATGGAGGAGGAGATCCGCGGCATCGCCAATGCAACGGTGGACCGACTGGTTGCGGCCTGCGCCGCGGGTGAAATCGTCGATTTCTGCAAGCTCGTCTCCGCGCCCTATCCGCTCCATGTGGTAATGCAGATCCTCGGCGTGCCCGAGGAGGACGAGCCGCGCATGCTGATGCTGACGCAGCAGATGTTCGGGGGGCAAGATGCCGATCTGTCCGGCTCGGGCATGGAGAACATGACCCAGGAACAGGTCATCCAGCTCGTCGCTGGCGCGGTGAAGAGCTTCGAGGACTATTTTGCCGGGATCGCCGCCGATCGCCGGGCCCATCCGACCGACGATGTCGCCAGCGTCATCGCCAACGCCACGGTCGACGGCAAGTCGCTGCCCGAACGTGACATGGCGGGCTATTACATCATCGTCGCGACCGCCGGCCACGACACCACTTCGGCGAGCACCGCCGGCGCAATGCTCGCATTGGCGCAGGACCCGGAGCAATGGGCGCGGGTCAAGGCCGATCGCTCGCTGTTGCCGGGGATCGTCGAGGAAGCGATCCGCTGGACCACACCGGTCCAGCATTTCATGCGTACGGCGGCGGAAGACGTTGAGCTGGGTGGGCAGCAGGTGAAGAAGGGCGACTGGCTGATGATCAACTATGTCGCCGCCAATCACGACCCGGCGCAGTTCGACAACCCGCGCAAGTTCGACGCCTCGCGTTCGCCCAACCGCCATCTCGCCTTCGGCGCCGGGGCGCACCAGTGTCTCGGCCTCCATCTGGCGCGGATGGAGATGAAAATCCTGTTCGAGACCCTGCTCGACCGGATCGACAGCATCGAACTGGCGGGCGAACCGCGGCGGGCGACCTCGACCTTTGTCGGCGGGCTCAAGACCTTACCTGTGCGCATCCAAGCCCGCTGA